AGCACCTCGGCACCTTCCTTCTTGCCGATGTCGAGATAGGAGAGAATCTTCTCCTTCTGCTCGCTCGATGCCTGCGCGCCGATCATCGTGCCTTGCGCGCGCGGATCGCCCTGCTGGATCGCCTCGACCCGCTTCACGGCCTTTTCCATGAACTTCTCGTAGATCGATTCCTGGATCAGCGCGCGTGACGGGCAGGTGCAGACCTCGCCCTGATTCAGCGCGAACATGGCGAAACCTTCCAGCGCCTTGTCGAAGAAATCGTCGTCCTCGCGGGCCACATCCTCGAAGAAGATATTCGGGGATTTCCCGCCCAGTTCCAGCGTCACCGGGATCAGGTTCTCGGCGGCGTATTGCATGATCAGGCGGCCCGTCGTCGTCTCGCCGGTAAAGGCAATCTTGGCGATGCGGGGATTGGATGCCAGCGGTTTGCCCGCCTCCAGCCCGAAGCCGTTGACGATGTTCAGCACGCCCGGCGGCAGGATATCCGCGATCAGTTCGGCCAGAACCATGATGCTGGCGGGGGTCTGTTCCGCCGGTTTCAGCACGATGCAATTGCCCGCTGCAAGCGCCGGTGCCAGCTTCCACGTCGCCATCAGGAGCGGGAAGTTCCACGGGATGATCTGACCCACCACGCCCAGTGGTTCGTGGTAGTGATAGGCAATCGTGTCGTGGTCGATCTCCGAAATCCCGCCCTCCTGCGCGCGCAGGACACCGGCGAAATAGCGGAAATGATCGACCGCCAGCGGCAGGTCGGCGGCCATCGTCTCACGGATCGGCTTGCCATTGTCCCAGGTCTCGGCGATGGCGAGTTTCTCCAGGTTCTGCTCGATCCGGTCGGCGATCTTCAGCAGCGCGTTGCTGCGTTCGGTCGTCGAACTGTTCCCCCACGCCTCCCGCGCCTTGTGCGCCGCATCGAGCGCCAGTTCGACGTCGTCGGCATTGGAGCGCGCGATCTCGCCCACCTCGGCCCCGGTGATCGGGGTTACATTGTTGAAATATTGTCCCGAACGCGGCGCGACGAACTCGCCACCGATGAAATTATCGTAGCGGCTGGCGAAAGGGACCGCATTCGCGCCCTTGAATTCGGCTGATTGATCGTTGGCCATTTTTTCCTCCATGTGTCAACCGGCCTCCCGCGCCGGCGATCAGGGGTCATTTTGTCGCAACTGAAGATTCGGACAATCGGGGTGCCGCGCGCATGGTGAGGCATCTGTCTCAGCCCTGAGACAGTCGGACGCTATTTTTGGTCGAGCCCCAGCCGGGCCATGCGCCGATAAAGCGTTGCCCGCCCGATCCCGAGCGCCTTGGCGGCTGCCGTGACATTGCCGTTGCTGCGGGCCAAAGCGCGCGCTATCGCCGCCCTCTCACCCTTCTCGAAGCCGCGCATCTCATCATCCCGATGCATAAGGTCCGCCACCGGGCGCGGGCTGATCTCCCCCTCCCGCGCCAGCCCCAGCAGACGGCGTGCAGCGCGGGTTGCGCCTATGGTGAGGTCATTTTTGTCGACGGCGATGAGTGCCGCGGGGTTGGAACCGTCCTCGCCCGCCAGCATAATCCGCGCCTTGGGGAAGCTGGCGCGGAAGAGGGCGGTTTCAATGATCCGCGCGGTCTGGGCCACCTGCGCCTCGATCAGCCGGATATAGCCGTCGAGCATATCGGTGCGCACGGAACTGACATCGAGCGCGCCGATCAGCCTGCCATCCGGACCCCAGATCGGCGCGTCCATGCAGGTCATCGAGGTGTTCCGGGTGCGGAAATGTTCGTCGCGCCGGATGGTCAGCACCCGCTGCTCTGCCAGACAGGTGCCGATGCCGTTCGTGCCCTGTGCGGCCTCGGACCACTCATGGCCGTTGCTGAGGCCGCAATCGCTGAATTCCGGGGCATCGCCGTCGCGCACGCGCTGTTCCAGCACCCAGCCCCCGGCATCGGTCAGAAGCACGTTACAGCCTGGCTGGCCCACCAATTCAAAGAGCTGATCGAGCTGTGGATTGGCGACATGCAGCAGCAGGCCGAGCCGGTCGCGAAGCGCGTTCAACTCTGCCGAACTCATCCGCTGGGCATGTGGGGATTCCGCCGGATCGAGCCCGTGTTTCACCAGCGAGCGGCGCCATGATGACACGACCGCAGAGACGGCACTGGACGAAGCAGACCGCTCCGCCACCAGATCGGCGTGATTTTTCGGCGCCATATTTCCTCCCGCCCAGCAGTGTAGCAAATCGGCGCCGGGGTGCGAAATTATATTCATGGCGCGCCATAAGCGGCATAAATTGGCCACCGGCGACAGGGCACGCAAATCCCCTTATCCCGGCCCGCACAGGGCGTACACAGCGCGTACACAGGCTGTACACCGAGCGTACACCGGGCCGCCGTCACGCAGCACAGGCGGGCTCAGGGGATGCGGGCGCGGTCGATGAATTTGCGCAGCGCGAAGCGGGAGCGGACGGCCCGGATGCCCTCAAGCTTCAGCAGCCGGTTTTGCAGGAAGCGTTCATATTCGTCGAGGCTTTCCACCACCACCTCCAGCACGAAATCCTGACTGCCGGTCATCAATGTCCCGGTGACGACCTCGGCGAACCCGGCGACGGCCCGCTGGAAGCCCTTAAGCGCATCGACATGCTGACGCTCCAGCTCCACGAACACGAAAACCGTAATGCCGAAACCGCTCGCCCCCGGATCGACGCGGGCGTGATAGCCGCTGATGATCCCGCTTTCCTCCAGCCGGGCAACGCGGCGTTTGCAGGGCGTCGCGGACAGTCCGACACGTTCTGCCAGATCGGTCAGGCTGATGCGCCCGTCCCGCTGCAATTCACTGAGAATCCTGCGATCTATGCTGTCTATGGTGATTTTCATATGTCTATCCGCTATACTTGAGCGAATATCACTAAAATTTCTGCGATTTCCAAGGGTGCGGCGGCTGTTTTCGCTACAGGCCCGGATATAGGCTGGAAGAAACGCTGCCATGTGGATTCTGTATCATGACCCTGACACTGACGGATGAAACCCCCGCTGCCGGATTTGAGCGACTGATCCGGGTCGAGGCACCTGAGGCCGGATTGCGGGCCCTGATCTGCATTCACTCCACGGTGCTTGGTCCTGCGGCGGGCGGTTGCCGGATGTGGGATTACCCGAGTTGGGAGGCGGCGCGCGAGGATGTACAGCGGCTGGCCGAGGGGATGACCAGCAAGAACGCGATGGCCGATCTGGGGCTTGGCGGCGGCAAATCGGTCATCCTTGGCGATGCGGGCAAGGATAAAAGCCCGGAAATGTTCCGCGCCTTCGGGCAGGCGATCGAGGCGCTGAATGGCCGCTACTACACGGCGGAGGATGTCGGCATCTCGCCCGATGACATGGCGCAGGTCGCGACGGAAACCGGCTATGCCGTCGGGCTGGAAGGCGGGCGTTATGGCAGTGGCGATCCGTCGCCATTTACCGCCGAAGGGGTGTTTCAGTGCATGCGGGTCGGTGCCGCGCATGTGTTCGGCAGCGACGATCTGGGCGGCCGGCGCGTGCTGGTGCAGGGGCTGGGCCATGTCGGTTACGCGCTGGCGGAAAAGCTGCATGCTGCCGGGGCGCGGTTGCTGGTGACGGATATAAATAATGAAGCCTTGGCGCGCGCGGTTCGCGATCTCGGCGCGGAAAACATCGCGCCCGAGGCGGTGTTCGCGCAGCAGATGGATATTTTCGCGCCCTGTGCCCTGGGGGCGGTGCTGAATGACGAAACCGTGCCGAAGCTGACCGCGAAGCTGGTCTGCGGGGCGGCGAATAACCAGCTTGCCCATCCCGGCATCGCGACATCTTTGCGCCAGCGCGGCATCCGCTACCTGCCGGATTACGTCGTCAATGCCGGAGGGATCATCAGCGTCGCGGGCGAAATCCACAAGGCCGGGCCGGGATACCGGCAGGAACGACTGTCAGGCATCGCCGCAAGGATCGAGGCAATGCTGAAACGCGCCGATGACGAGGGTCGAAGCACC
The genomic region above belongs to Paracoccus sp. SCSIO 75233 and contains:
- a CDS encoding Glu/Leu/Phe/Val dehydrogenase dimerization domain-containing protein, with the translated sequence MTLTLTDETPAAGFERLIRVEAPEAGLRALICIHSTVLGPAAGGCRMWDYPSWEAAREDVQRLAEGMTSKNAMADLGLGGGKSVILGDAGKDKSPEMFRAFGQAIEALNGRYYTAEDVGISPDDMAQVATETGYAVGLEGGRYGSGDPSPFTAEGVFQCMRVGAAHVFGSDDLGGRRVLVQGLGHVGYALAEKLHAAGARLLVTDINNEALARAVRDLGAENIAPEAVFAQQMDIFAPCALGAVLNDETVPKLTAKLVCGAANNQLAHPGIATSLRQRGIRYLPDYVVNAGGIISVAGEIHKAGPGYRQERLSGIAARIEAMLKRADDEGRSTTEIAGDMVKEILDAAKRNVA
- a CDS encoding Lrp/AsnC family transcriptional regulator, whose amino-acid sequence is MKITIDSIDRRILSELQRDGRISLTDLAERVGLSATPCKRRVARLEESGIISGYHARVDPGASGFGITVFVFVELERQHVDALKGFQRAVAGFAEVVTGTLMTGSQDFVLEVVVESLDEYERFLQNRLLKLEGIRAVRSRFALRKFIDRARIP
- the adh gene encoding aldehyde dehydrogenase; its protein translation is MANDQSAEFKGANAVPFASRYDNFIGGEFVAPRSGQYFNNVTPITGAEVGEIARSNADDVELALDAAHKAREAWGNSSTTERSNALLKIADRIEQNLEKLAIAETWDNGKPIRETMAADLPLAVDHFRYFAGVLRAQEGGISEIDHDTIAYHYHEPLGVVGQIIPWNFPLLMATWKLAPALAAGNCIVLKPAEQTPASIMVLAELIADILPPGVLNIVNGFGLEAGKPLASNPRIAKIAFTGETTTGRLIMQYAAENLIPVTLELGGKSPNIFFEDVAREDDDFFDKALEGFAMFALNQGEVCTCPSRALIQESIYEKFMEKAVKRVEAIQQGDPRAQGTMIGAQASSEQKEKILSYLDIGKKEGAEVLTGGEAADLGGELSNGYYIKPTIFKGTNKMRVFQEEIFGPVVSVATFKTKEEALEIANDTLYGLGAGVWSREANTCYRAGRAIKAGRVWTNCYHAYPAHAAFGGYKQSGIGRENHRMMLDHYQQTKNLLVSYSPKKLGFF
- a CDS encoding GAF domain-containing protein — translated: MAPKNHADLVAERSASSSAVSAVVSSWRRSLVKHGLDPAESPHAQRMSSAELNALRDRLGLLLHVANPQLDQLFELVGQPGCNVLLTDAGGWVLEQRVRDGDAPEFSDCGLSNGHEWSEAAQGTNGIGTCLAEQRVLTIRRDEHFRTRNTSMTCMDAPIWGPDGRLIGALDVSSVRTDMLDGYIRLIEAQVAQTARIIETALFRASFPKARIMLAGEDGSNPAALIAVDKNDLTIGATRAARRLLGLAREGEISPRPVADLMHRDDEMRGFEKGERAAIARALARSNGNVTAAAKALGIGRATLYRRMARLGLDQK